One Streptomyces drozdowiczii DNA segment encodes these proteins:
- a CDS encoding glycoside hydrolase family 16 protein, with the protein MDSPRLSRRLLRSVLPALALALATAGLAGTGGPSSAGAAPMSKAAATATTTFSDEFDGAAGSAVDGSKWQIETGDNVNNHERQYYTSGNKNAALDGQGHLVITARKENPSNYQCWYGTCQYTSARLNTSGKFTQAYGHVEARMKIPRGQGMWPAFWMLGSDIGQVGWPNSGEIDIMENVGFEPSTVHGTLHGPGYSGSGGIGAGYTLPNGQAFADAFHTFAVDWAPNSITWSVDGNVYQRRTPADTNGNAWAFNKPFFLILNLAVGGYWPGDPDGSTAFPNQLVVDHVRVTTNDSQPPATGGRITGLAGKCVDVAAAATANGTPVQLYDCNGTDAQKWTVGSDGTIRALGKCLDVASGGTADGTKVQLWDCNGSAAQKWAVSGARDIVNPQANKCLDVTGNNSANGTRLQIWTCAGTANQKWTVNG; encoded by the coding sequence ATGGACTCCCCACGCCTTTCGCGGCGCCTGCTGCGCTCCGTACTCCCGGCACTCGCTCTCGCCCTGGCCACCGCAGGGCTGGCCGGCACCGGCGGGCCCTCCTCGGCGGGTGCCGCGCCCATGTCGAAGGCCGCGGCGACCGCCACGACGACGTTCTCCGACGAGTTCGACGGTGCGGCCGGTTCGGCCGTGGACGGCAGCAAGTGGCAGATCGAGACCGGCGACAACGTCAACAACCACGAGCGGCAGTACTACACCTCCGGCAACAAGAACGCGGCGCTGGACGGACAGGGCCACCTGGTTATCACCGCCCGCAAGGAGAACCCCTCCAACTACCAGTGCTGGTACGGGACCTGTCAGTACACGTCCGCGCGGCTGAACACGTCCGGCAAGTTCACGCAGGCGTACGGGCATGTCGAGGCGCGCATGAAGATCCCGCGCGGACAGGGCATGTGGCCCGCCTTCTGGATGCTCGGCAGCGACATCGGGCAGGTCGGCTGGCCCAACTCGGGTGAGATCGACATCATGGAGAACGTCGGCTTCGAGCCCTCCACCGTGCACGGCACCCTGCACGGGCCGGGCTACTCCGGCTCCGGCGGCATCGGCGCGGGCTACACCCTGCCGAACGGCCAGGCGTTCGCGGACGCGTTCCACACCTTCGCGGTGGACTGGGCGCCCAACTCCATCACCTGGTCCGTGGACGGAAACGTCTACCAGCGCCGCACCCCCGCCGACACCAACGGCAACGCCTGGGCGTTCAACAAGCCCTTCTTCCTGATCCTGAACCTGGCGGTCGGCGGCTACTGGCCCGGCGACCCCGACGGCAGCACCGCCTTCCCCAACCAGCTCGTGGTCGACCACGTCCGCGTCACGACCAACGACAGCCAGCCCCCGGCCACGGGCGGCCGGATCACCGGACTCGCCGGCAAGTGCGTGGACGTCGCCGCCGCCGCCACCGCGAACGGCACCCCGGTCCAGCTCTACGACTGCAACGGCACCGACGCGCAGAAGTGGACCGTGGGCTCCGACGGCACGATCCGGGCACTCGGCAAGTGCCTCGACGTGGCCTCCGGCGGCACGGCGGACGGCACCAAGGTCCAGCTCTGGGACTGCAACGGATCGGCCGCGCAGAAGTGGGCGGTCAGCGGGGCCCGCGACATCGTGAACCCCCAGGCCAACAAGTGCCTGGACGTCACGGGCAACAACTCGGCCAACGGCACCCGGCTGCAGATCTGGACCTGCGCGGGCACGGCCAACCAGAAGTGGACGGTCAACGGCTGA